A single Pseudomonadota bacterium DNA region contains:
- the glmM gene encoding phosphoglucosamine mutase: MGKLFGTDGVRGEANRYPMNAEVAFAIGQAVVYLLKKEYHRTRIVIGKDTRISGYMLEGALESGIASMGGNPYLLGVLPTPGIAFIAQSMRADAGIVLSASHNPYQDNGIKIFSGNGFKLSDEQEEAIQDLMRSNKLNSLVPPVKDMGQAFRLEDVHGRYIVFLKNTFPRDLSMEGMKIVIDTANGATYKIAPDTFWELGADIEVIHNTPNGININDKCGSQYTQDLRKRVVESGAEIGLAFDGDGDRLIAVDEKGQEITGDQILLICAKMLKEQDKLKNDLLVSTVMSNLGLRVACKRCGFKYHASQVGDRHVLEDMVRLDSVVGGEESGHMIFLDHHTTGDGIVTALQLIAAMVRSGKRLSELAQMMDIYPQKLINVDVKNKPVISTIPQVMKVIRKIEKKLGDEGRVLVRYSGTQNMCRVMVEGPSDDVTEKYCKEIADIVKSALG; encoded by the coding sequence ATGGGTAAGCTCTTCGGCACCGATGGGGTAAGAGGAGAAGCAAATCGCTATCCGATGAACGCAGAAGTTGCTTTTGCCATAGGGCAGGCAGTTGTCTATCTTTTAAAAAAAGAATATCACCGGACGAGGATAGTTATCGGGAAAGATACACGTATCTCCGGTTATATGCTTGAGGGTGCTCTCGAATCAGGGATAGCTTCAATGGGTGGGAACCCCTATTTGCTTGGCGTTTTACCGACCCCGGGAATTGCCTTTATTGCGCAGAGCATGCGCGCTGATGCGGGAATTGTCCTTTCGGCATCGCACAACCCCTATCAGGATAACGGCATAAAGATTTTTTCCGGCAATGGCTTTAAACTGTCAGATGAGCAGGAGGAGGCAATACAGGATCTCATGCGGAGTAACAAACTTAACAGCTTAGTGCCACCGGTTAAGGATATGGGGCAAGCATTCCGGCTGGAAGATGTACACGGCCGTTACATCGTTTTCTTAAAGAATACCTTTCCCCGTGATTTATCCATGGAAGGAATGAAGATTGTTATAGATACCGCCAATGGAGCTACATATAAAATCGCCCCCGATACATTCTGGGAGCTGGGCGCAGACATAGAAGTCATCCACAATACCCCCAACGGTATCAACATTAATGATAAATGCGGTTCTCAGTATACACAGGATTTGAGAAAGAGGGTTGTTGAAAGCGGAGCAGAAATTGGACTTGCCTTTGATGGTGACGGTGACCGTCTTATAGCCGTGGATGAAAAAGGGCAGGAAATAACCGGTGATCAGATCCTGCTCATATGTGCAAAGATGCTGAAAGAACAGGATAAATTGAAAAACGATCTCCTTGTGAGCACCGTGATGAGCAACCTGGGATTAAGGGTTGCGTGCAAGAGATGCGGCTTCAAATACCATGCCTCCCAGGTGGGAGACCGTCATGTCCTGGAAGACATGGTGCGTTTAGACAGTGTGGTTGGCGGAGAAGAATCGGGTCACATGATATTCCTCGATCACCATACTACCGGGGATGGCATTGTCACTGCTCTGCAACTGATTGCGGCCATGGTCAGGTCAGGCAAACGATTGTCAGAGCTTGCACAAATGATGGATATCTATCCACAGAAGCTGATTAATGTGGATGTAAAGAACAAACCGGTTATCTCAACGATACCTCAGGTAATGAAGGTGATCCGGAAGATCGAAAAGAAATTGGGAGATGAGGGTCGTGTCCTTGTCAGATATTCCGGTACCCAGAATATGTGCAGGGTGATGGTTGAAGGGCCATCCGATGATGTAACGGAAAAATACTGTAAAGAGATCGCTGATATCGTAAAAAGTGCGCTGGGTTGA
- a CDS encoding PEGA domain-containing protein has translation MNRKLFIVMGIIALLGFGCETPILRQDIPVSTNPMGAKIYADGKFAGQTPGAVSLERTRDHIVTLVKENYRQEDVVIRKQYQSDKVLMKAVQSGVNSGLFFKDTKMAINSGYNSISSQEESGEAYILVPPAVKISLVPLYGPPPGPSGAGGYPPAAVDSQTLPADTAFTAKDMLKAGIVAGAVAGTAQTKPIEKKWETSSSSRSYTKPDGTMVTEKSGTSVGVSVNPAGLFNALDVLFK, from the coding sequence ATGAACAGAAAGCTTTTCATTGTTATGGGAATTATTGCCCTTCTTGGATTCGGCTGCGAAACCCCGATTCTCAGGCAGGACATTCCTGTGTCGACCAACCCTATGGGTGCAAAGATTTATGCGGACGGAAAGTTTGCGGGGCAAACACCCGGCGCTGTTTCTCTTGAGCGGACACGCGACCACATTGTGACGCTTGTCAAGGAGAACTACCGCCAGGAAGATGTGGTAATCAGAAAGCAGTACCAGTCTGACAAAGTGCTTATGAAGGCAGTTCAATCAGGGGTTAATTCGGGACTCTTCTTCAAGGACACCAAAATGGCAATCAATAGCGGCTATAATTCCATCTCCAGTCAGGAAGAGTCAGGAGAGGCATATATCCTCGTACCGCCTGCAGTAAAGATAAGTCTTGTTCCGCTTTATGGCCCGCCGCCGGGCCCCTCCGGTGCGGGAGGATACCCCCCTGCTGCCGTTGATTCTCAAACTCTGCCTGCGGATACAGCGTTTACAGCAAAAGACATGCTCAAAGCCGGTATTGTTGCCGGGGCTGTTGCAGGAACCGCCCAGACAAAACCGATTGAAAAGAAGTGGGAAACCTCATCCTCGTCGAGAAGCTACACCAAACCGGACGGCACCATGGTTACAGAGAAATCCGGCACCTCTGTGGGGGTCAGCGTCAACCCGGCAGGACTTTTCAATGCGCTTGACGTTCTGTTTAAGTGA
- the glmS gene encoding glutamine--fructose-6-phosphate transaminase (isomerizing), translating to MCGIVGYKGKDEACDILIDALKRLEYRGYDSAGIAIWHNNKIVVERKKGKVDDLRKVVSNGNFKGTMGLAHTRWATHGAPSERNAHPHRVGDVVVVHNGIIENYIELKEGLRNEGHKFASDTDTEVIPHLIINHLNKGKDFIEAVRLTLKELHGSYAVGIMREKEQVMVAARKESPLIVGVGNKEFFIASDAPAVIDRTNRFIFLEDNDMAVFRDGEMFLMNTDGEKVERKIHVVNWTGAMAEKGGYRHFMLKEIFEQPRAISETLLGRFKEEKGQVDFEELALPDLKKVNKIWMVACGTSYHACMIGKHMFEANLRIPVETDIASEFRYRNPILSENDILILVSQSGETADTIAAMKEGKRNGVYTLSICNVLGSTLARDADGVIFTHAGPEIGVASTKAFTTQISVFFMLMLHIAKKLGTMDANEIRDMIVEIKKIPHKIQTILDHVSPLEELARKYMTSKDFLYIGRGIHYPTVMEGALKLKEISYIHAEAYAAGEMKHGPIALIDENLPVAVVSPRDQTYQKTCGNIEEVLARRGRLILFTDDPSHEMADRVDAVFTVPETIYELLPILCVVPLQLIAYYIANLLGTDVDQPRNLAKSVTVE from the coding sequence ATGTGTGGGATAGTCGGATATAAAGGGAAAGATGAGGCATGCGATATCCTCATTGATGCTTTAAAAAGGCTCGAGTACAGGGGGTACGATTCTGCCGGTATTGCCATTTGGCACAACAACAAGATAGTGGTGGAAAGAAAAAAAGGGAAAGTAGATGATCTGAGAAAGGTCGTCTCTAATGGGAATTTTAAAGGAACCATGGGGCTTGCCCATACCCGTTGGGCCACTCACGGAGCGCCCTCGGAGCGGAACGCCCATCCACACAGGGTTGGAGATGTCGTTGTTGTTCATAACGGGATTATAGAAAATTATATAGAGCTTAAGGAAGGATTACGAAATGAAGGTCACAAGTTTGCATCCGATACGGATACAGAGGTCATTCCCCACCTTATCATCAACCACCTTAATAAAGGGAAAGATTTTATTGAAGCGGTAAGACTTACCCTGAAAGAGCTCCATGGCTCATACGCAGTGGGCATTATGCGTGAAAAAGAGCAGGTGATGGTTGCCGCCAGAAAGGAAAGCCCCCTCATCGTTGGTGTGGGCAACAAAGAATTTTTTATAGCAAGCGACGCCCCTGCCGTTATTGACAGGACAAACAGGTTTATCTTCCTTGAAGACAATGATATGGCTGTATTCCGGGATGGTGAAATGTTTCTTATGAATACGGATGGCGAGAAGGTGGAAAGGAAAATCCATGTTGTGAACTGGACTGGCGCCATGGCTGAAAAAGGCGGCTACAGGCATTTTATGTTAAAAGAAATCTTTGAGCAGCCAAGGGCGATCTCAGAAACGCTTTTAGGCAGGTTCAAAGAAGAGAAAGGACAGGTTGACTTCGAGGAATTGGCCCTCCCTGACCTTAAAAAGGTGAATAAGATCTGGATGGTAGCATGCGGGACTTCATACCATGCCTGTATGATCGGAAAACATATGTTTGAGGCAAACTTAAGAATTCCCGTGGAAACAGATATTGCTTCCGAATTTCGTTACAGAAATCCTATTTTAAGTGAAAACGATATTCTCATCCTCGTTTCCCAATCCGGCGAGACGGCTGACACCATAGCTGCCATGAAGGAAGGTAAGCGGAATGGTGTCTATACATTGTCCATCTGTAACGTACTTGGCAGCACGCTTGCCAGGGACGCAGATGGAGTAATATTCACTCATGCAGGGCCGGAGATCGGTGTTGCATCAACAAAGGCTTTCACAACACAGATTTCCGTGTTTTTCATGCTCATGCTTCACATAGCAAAAAAACTGGGCACAATGGATGCCAATGAAATACGCGATATGATAGTAGAAATAAAGAAGATACCGCATAAAATTCAGACAATACTCGATCACGTCTCTCCCCTGGAGGAACTTGCAAGAAAATATATGACAAGTAAAGATTTTCTCTATATCGGGAGAGGCATTCATTATCCTACCGTTATGGAAGGTGCATTAAAACTTAAAGAGATTTCTTATATCCATGCAGAGGCCTATGCTGCAGGCGAGATGAAGCATGGTCCCATCGCCCTTATCGATGAAAATTTACCTGTAGCAGTTGTTTCTCCCCGCGATCAAACCTACCAAAAGACCTGCGGGAACATTGAAGAAGTCTTAGCAAGAAGAGGCAGGCTGATCCTCTTCACCGACGATCCCTCCCACGAAATGGCAGACAGGGTCGATGCTGTTTTCACTGTTCCGGAAACAATCTATGAGCTTCTCCCCATCCTTTGTGTAGTCCCGCTGCAGCTCATCGCATATTACATTGCAAACCTGCTTGGAACCGATGTTGACCAGCCCCGCAACCTTGCAAAAAGCGTCACAGTGGAGTAG
- the gltX gene encoding glutamate--tRNA ligase translates to MSVRVRFAPSPTGFLHIGSLRTALFTYLIAKSAGGKCILRIEDTDQEREVEGAVESLIEILRWVGIIFDEGPHVGGGYGPYIQTERVDIYNKYARILLEKDGAYRCFCTPERLKEMREEQRIKKLPTKYDRRCRNLTDAEITERLESGEAFVIRQKMPLAGDVVVYDEIRGEIRFDASHLDDHVLVKSNGIPTYQFANVVDDYLMEITHVTRADEWIPSFPKNVLLYRAFGWDMPKFVHYPVILNKGGGKLSKRHGDVMVEEFRDKGYLPDALVNFCVLLGWHPKDDNEILSLHELEKNFDMKSIGASAAIFDTDKLDYFNGYYIRHMLPNDLLSVCLPYLINAGLIKAVNDDSFEIMKSGKVVGRDYLEGVVALEQERIKKISDVVGAVDFFFVDELEYAPELLIWKKMTAGEARTNLDNLLKILDVIPVNSWNAAVLEEVIGNHIKSAGLNVGSVLWPFRVSLTGRKASPGAFEVASVLGKEETLRRMEKAIKQV, encoded by the coding sequence ATGTCTGTAAGAGTACGTTTTGCACCAAGTCCTACGGGATTTCTCCATATCGGCAGTTTACGCACAGCGCTTTTTACGTATCTTATTGCAAAAAGCGCCGGGGGGAAGTGTATCCTGCGCATCGAAGACACTGATCAGGAAAGAGAAGTGGAAGGCGCTGTAGAGAGTCTCATAGAGATTCTTCGCTGGGTGGGGATTATCTTTGACGAAGGTCCTCACGTGGGGGGCGGTTATGGACCTTATATCCAGACAGAGCGGGTTGACATATACAACAAGTATGCCCGGATTCTCCTGGAGAAGGATGGCGCTTACCGGTGTTTCTGTACACCGGAAAGGTTGAAGGAGATGCGGGAGGAACAGAGGATTAAAAAACTCCCGACCAAGTATGACAGAAGGTGCCGTAATCTGACAGATGCGGAAATTACAGAGAGGCTGGAGTCCGGTGAAGCCTTTGTGATAAGGCAGAAAATGCCTCTTGCCGGCGATGTCGTTGTTTATGATGAAATACGGGGGGAAATACGCTTTGATGCTTCTCATCTCGACGATCATGTTCTTGTCAAATCAAACGGTATTCCAACCTATCAGTTTGCCAATGTCGTTGATGATTATCTTATGGAGATTACCCATGTTACGCGGGCCGACGAGTGGATCCCGTCATTCCCGAAAAACGTTCTCTTGTACCGGGCCTTTGGATGGGATATGCCCAAATTTGTCCACTACCCGGTGATTTTGAACAAAGGGGGCGGGAAGTTGAGCAAGCGGCATGGAGATGTAATGGTAGAGGAATTCCGCGACAAGGGGTACCTCCCGGATGCGCTGGTCAATTTTTGTGTCCTCCTGGGCTGGCACCCGAAGGACGATAACGAGATACTGTCACTCCATGAATTGGAGAAAAATTTCGATATGAAGAGCATTGGCGCCAGCGCAGCAATTTTTGATACGGACAAGCTTGACTACTTTAACGGGTATTATATTAGGCACATGTTGCCAAACGACCTGTTATCGGTTTGTTTGCCTTACCTTATCAATGCAGGCTTAATCAAGGCTGTCAATGATGACAGCTTCGAAATAATGAAGAGCGGAAAGGTTGTAGGACGGGATTATCTTGAAGGCGTTGTTGCTTTGGAACAGGAGCGGATTAAAAAAATCTCCGATGTGGTTGGTGCGGTAGATTTCTTTTTTGTTGATGAACTGGAATATGCACCGGAACTGCTGATATGGAAAAAGATGACTGCCGGGGAAGCAAGGACAAACCTTGACAATTTGCTCAAAATCCTTGATGTGATTCCCGTTAATTCATGGAATGCCGCTGTCCTTGAGGAGGTCATCGGAAACCACATCAAATCGGCTGGACTCAATGTGGGAAGCGTGCTCTGGCCATTCAGGGTTTCTTTGACAGGTCGCAAGGCAAGTCCGGGGGCATTTGAGGTTGCCTCTGTACTGGGGAAGGAAGAGACGCTCAGAAGAATGGAAAAGGCCATAAAACAGGTTTAA
- a CDS encoding ParB/RepB/Spo0J family partition protein: MSKLKDKLTDKKTKLSSLQERLKDHPANLNNYEDGNFYFADINMILSSPDQPRKYFNPDTLAELSTSIKEKGVLQPVVIRKTNDGNIILVAGERRLKAAKMAGLEKIPAILTSGNPAEIALIENLQREDLKPIEIAEALNRMMWEYGYTHEQLAAVIGKARSTVTEMLSLVKLPDEIKEESRRADNYPRRLLTEVAKQDTPEKMIALFNRAKEGNLKSDQIREVTRKKSARTKITLVEIAIEKISSLNKQLQTLDLQGADEGERLSFVRELQGLEVTIGKLLRIVQGR; the protein is encoded by the coding sequence ATGTCGAAGCTTAAAGATAAACTAACAGATAAAAAGACTAAATTATCGTCTTTGCAGGAACGCTTGAAAGACCACCCTGCAAACCTCAATAATTACGAGGACGGGAACTTTTATTTTGCAGACATCAATATGATCCTTTCGAGCCCGGATCAACCGAGAAAATATTTTAATCCGGACACATTAGCGGAACTGAGTACCTCTATTAAAGAAAAAGGTGTATTGCAACCTGTTGTGATTCGAAAGACTAACGATGGCAATATTATTCTGGTTGCCGGGGAGCGTCGTTTAAAGGCAGCTAAAATGGCTGGTTTAGAGAAAATACCTGCCATTCTTACCAGTGGAAATCCTGCAGAAATAGCTTTAATTGAAAATCTGCAGAGGGAAGATTTAAAACCCATAGAAATAGCGGAAGCACTCAACAGGATGATGTGGGAATATGGCTATACCCACGAACAATTAGCTGCTGTTATCGGTAAGGCAAGATCCACGGTAACGGAAATGTTGAGTCTGGTTAAATTGCCTGATGAAATAAAGGAAGAAAGTCGGCGTGCCGACAACTACCCGAGAAGGCTCTTAACCGAGGTAGCGAAGCAGGATACGCCGGAAAAGATGATTGCCCTTTTTAACCGTGCAAAAGAGGGCAACTTAAAAAGCGACCAGATAAGAGAAGTTACAAGAAAAAAGAGCGCCAGGACGAAAATAACACTGGTGGAAATAGCCATAGAAAAGATTTCGAGTCTAAATAAACAATTACAAACATTAGATCTTCAGGGTGCCGACGAAGGCGAACGATTGTCTTTTGTCCGGGAACTACAGGGCCTCGAAGTCACCATCGGGAAACTTTTACGTATTGTTCAGGGCCGGTAA
- a CDS encoding metallopeptidase family protein: MKLSEEEFDRIVKRSIRRIPKEIRQYLDNIIISVRQQPTRTMLREMGLPSDRLLLGLYHGVPLIERSAIMPPLFPDTILLFQKPIEEVCQTMKKLEEQIEVTVVHEIAHFFGITEERLKELGYG, translated from the coding sequence ATGAAACTAAGCGAAGAAGAATTTGACAGAATTGTAAAGAGGTCTATCAGGCGGATACCGAAAGAGATCCGGCAGTACCTCGACAACATAATCATTTCCGTGCGGCAGCAACCCACAAGAACAATGCTGAGAGAGATGGGATTGCCTTCAGACAGATTACTCCTTGGGCTTTATCATGGAGTCCCATTGATTGAGCGTTCAGCCATAATGCCCCCCTTGTTTCCTGATACAATCCTCCTATTCCAGAAGCCGATTGAAGAGGTCTGCCAAACAATGAAAAAGTTGGAAGAACAGATTGAAGTCACCGTGGTACACGAAATAGCACATTTTTTTGGAATAACAGAGGAAAGGCTGAAGGAACTCGGATACGGGTAA
- a CDS encoding ATP-binding protein: protein MKRSDNENASDEITKPARSDVIPALVEFVSNHAWEAGFDDEKIRQINLAVEEALGNIVRFACCEGKSEITISCNVHESGAIIINIIDTGAPFNMLIASSFPEAGDFAKPGQIPSTKMMKKGIGNIEYRRAASRNMLIFTVLRKM, encoded by the coding sequence GTGAAAAGAAGCGACAATGAAAATGCGTCTGACGAGATCACAAAACCTGCACGGTCCGATGTGATTCCTGCCCTCGTTGAGTTTGTTTCTAACCACGCATGGGAAGCTGGTTTTGATGATGAGAAGATACGTCAAATCAATCTTGCCGTTGAAGAGGCTCTCGGGAATATCGTACGTTTTGCATGTTGTGAAGGAAAAAGCGAGATCACGATATCCTGCAACGTTCATGAAAGCGGGGCGATTATCATAAACATCATAGACACAGGGGCTCCTTTCAATATGCTCATTGCAAGTTCTTTCCCGGAAGCGGGAGATTTTGCAAAGCCGGGACAGATTCCATCAACAAAGATGATGAAGAAAGGGATAGGGAACATCGAGTACAGGAGGGCTGCAAGTAGGAATATGCTCATCTTTACCGTTCTGCGGAAAATGTAA
- a CDS encoding ParA family protein encodes MPTPQNMIIVSVINQKGGVGKTTTSINLAAGLALKGKSVLLIDFDPQAHSTIGLGIEPENFKIAINDILISKKNINDAVMESKVPGLFIIPSHIRLDRTEQQLTPELFRETFLSKVIQKIDKKFDFIVIDCRPTLGTLTINALYVCNFVIIPCDVGRYALEGFSDLMETLDNVKDSTVWDKQKYVRILITKYDSRNKLSNGWVLQQLKPYKKMIFKTVIRRNEALNQAHMAQESVFTYKKDSSGAEDYRQLANDFLKLCRSLKIN; translated from the coding sequence ATGCCAACACCACAAAACATGATTATCGTCTCGGTCATTAACCAGAAAGGCGGGGTCGGAAAGACCACCACCTCCATAAATCTTGCTGCCGGGTTAGCCCTGAAAGGCAAGAGTGTTCTTTTGATAGACTTTGACCCCCAGGCTCATTCAACAATTGGTTTAGGCATAGAACCGGAGAATTTTAAGATAGCCATTAATGATATACTTATAAGTAAAAAAAACATTAACGATGCTGTAATGGAATCAAAGGTGCCAGGCCTGTTCATTATTCCATCACATATCAGGCTCGACAGGACAGAGCAGCAATTAACTCCCGAATTATTCCGGGAAACTTTTCTCTCTAAGGTAATTCAAAAAATAGACAAAAAATTCGATTTTATAGTTATTGATTGCCGGCCAACGCTGGGAACACTCACGATAAATGCTCTGTATGTCTGTAATTTTGTTATTATCCCCTGCGATGTGGGCAGATACGCATTGGAGGGGTTCTCAGACCTGATGGAAACCCTTGATAATGTTAAAGACAGTACGGTATGGGATAAACAAAAATACGTCCGGATCCTTATCACAAAATACGATTCACGTAATAAATTGAGTAACGGCTGGGTGCTGCAACAATTAAAACCCTATAAAAAGATGATCTTTAAAACTGTTATCAGAAGGAACGAGGCGCTCAATCAGGCTCATATGGCCCAGGAATCTGTTTTTACCTATAAAAAAGACAGCAGTGGCGCAGAAGACTACAGACAGTTAGCGAACGATTTTTTAAAATTATGTCGAAGCTTAAAGATAAACTAA
- a CDS encoding PilZ domain-containing protein, whose product MDIRPGLIVKIVVNIDYIKEVSDVRSSTIFDIIEKKLIIAQTEPSILKSKINKTVIITYLTKENNDIVRYGFDADIVDLIKSYELSTDHKTEAVILLKKTNPVKNNLRFFFRVEPLSNSDIYMSIYRKPVNILDISIGGAKISHNREFRLQSGSIIDIRLSIDNALFDINAVIIRTWDPKEEKMIKSLEFVALEFINTSMHFKNALGKKILEIQGELRSRGIL is encoded by the coding sequence ATGGACATAAGACCTGGGCTGATAGTCAAGATTGTAGTAAATATAGATTACATCAAAGAAGTCAGCGATGTAAGAAGCTCTACAATTTTCGATATCATTGAAAAGAAACTGATAATAGCACAGACCGAACCGTCTATCTTAAAAAGCAAGATAAACAAAACCGTTATCATTACTTACCTTACAAAAGAAAATAATGACATTGTACGTTATGGTTTTGATGCAGATATCGTCGACCTGATCAAGAGCTACGAACTGTCGACCGATCACAAAACAGAGGCTGTTATCCTTTTGAAAAAAACAAATCCCGTAAAGAATAATCTAAGGTTCTTCTTCAGGGTTGAGCCTCTGAGTAACAGTGATATTTATATGTCTATTTACAGAAAACCCGTTAACATACTCGATATCTCTATTGGAGGCGCTAAAATAAGTCATAACAGGGAGTTCAGGCTTCAGTCCGGGAGTATTATAGATATAAGACTTTCGATTGACAACGCACTTTTCGATATAAACGCTGTTATCATAAGAACCTGGGATCCCAAAGAAGAGAAGATGATCAAAAGTTTAGAGTTTGTCGCATTGGAGTTCATAAATACAAGCATGCATTTTAAAAATGCGCTTGGAAAGAAAATTCTTGAGATTCAGGGAGAATTGCGTTCCAGGGGGATTTTGTAG
- a CDS encoding ParB/RepB/Spo0J family partition protein has product MATKKTSANPEFLYIPIGNIIVLEQVRSNINTEADSFKSLVQSIKDKGILEPLLVTKGDGDSYTLICGERRLEAARQLGHELVPVRIIEAGKESGETIALQLTENLQREDLNPMDQAKGILAYIQAKHPDKGYDVDGVMSDLVNIIRASGYAPENFSATVAETLEISGKSIRTIFNIISLLKLPDEFQTAIREGNLPVSQGYLFAANLECPDRDKIFEAIMKTPVTNATLNNLLTAYKKVKPVPGVTRLVPMKKQIASLRSVESRIEMGIVKYTKPDLQALLDELRVFCALVELRIPIAPEPAPEKKKPPQV; this is encoded by the coding sequence ATGGCGACGAAGAAGACGAGTGCAAATCCTGAATTTTTGTACATTCCCATAGGAAATATCATTGTGCTGGAACAGGTGCGATCAAATATTAATACAGAAGCAGACTCATTCAAGTCACTTGTGCAATCGATCAAAGACAAAGGCATCTTAGAGCCTCTCCTTGTAACAAAAGGAGACGGTGACTCATATACCCTCATCTGCGGGGAGAGACGTCTGGAAGCAGCCCGTCAACTCGGACATGAATTAGTACCGGTGCGGATCATAGAAGCAGGTAAGGAATCAGGTGAGACCATAGCCCTTCAACTCACAGAGAACCTCCAGAGAGAAGACTTAAATCCCATGGATCAGGCCAAAGGAATATTGGCATATATTCAGGCGAAACATCCTGATAAAGGGTACGATGTGGATGGTGTTATGAGCGATCTGGTGAACATCATTAGAGCGTCCGGCTATGCTCCGGAAAATTTTTCTGCAACTGTTGCAGAAACTCTTGAAATCTCCGGAAAGTCAATACGGACAATATTCAACATCATTTCACTTCTAAAACTTCCTGATGAGTTTCAAACCGCTATACGGGAAGGAAATCTCCCTGTCTCCCAAGGGTACCTCTTCGCTGCCAACCTCGAATGTCCTGATCGTGACAAGATATTTGAGGCCATCATGAAGACACCTGTAACCAATGCCACCCTGAATAATCTGCTCACAGCATATAAAAAGGTCAAGCCAGTCCCGGGTGTTACAAGGCTCGTACCTATGAAGAAGCAGATTGCAAGCTTACGATCCGTAGAGTCACGCATTGAAATGGGTATTGTAAAATACACAAAACCTGACCTTCAGGCGCTTCTTGATGAGCTGCGGGTTTTCTGTGCTTTAGTGGAACTGCGGATACCGATTGCCCCGGAACCTGCGCCGGAGAAGAAAAAGCCCCCACAGGTGTGA